tgacagcttcaacttgaacgaacgtatgctgtcataatactgcgtgacaactttgttgcgcccttgcagctgtttttTCAAGTTAtgcaggtgctctgtaacatccaccataaatgcaaggtccggcatccattctgcggaatgaaattctaacactggtttgcccttttcttccatgaactgttcaatttcttctcgtaaatcaaagaaacgcctcagcacagcacctcggcttaaccatcttacctcagtgtggtatggcaggccatagatgtggtctttctctctgagaaggctgtcaaactgacggtgattcaggcttctggatcggatgaaattaacagtttggatgaccaccttcatgacgttatccatctttaatgacttgcaacacaaagcctcctggtgcaaaatacagtgaaaagtcaaaaaatcacatcctccatttgcagattgcactttctctctgaactttgtcacaacgcctgcttttttcccgatcattgagggcgcaccatctgtagccaggctgacagcgcgggaccagtccactccgaccctgtccagcgcgccgacgagtgcggtaaaaatatcagctgctgtcgttgtatctgtcatcggcaccaactccacgaactcctcggtgacggtcaatgtgtcatcacctccgcggatgaaaaaatggccagttgtgcaacatctgtaatgtccgtgctttcatcaattgcaaccgaaaacgcaataaatgactttactttttgcttcaactggctgtccaaatccactgaaagatcggaaatcctgtctgcaactgtgtttcttgtcaggctgatatttgcaaaagcctgccgcttttcagggcacacaatctccgctgccttcatcatgcatgtttttacaaattcaccctcactaaatggttttgaagccactgcgatttcattagcaatgaggtagctagctttcactgcagcgtcactgatgtctcggctgtgagtaaacacagactgctgtttcttcagacccgccaacagttcattcaccttctctcatctccgctgtccttgaaagttgtcatatttgtcggcatgaagactcacagtggcgacgaaggttatattctttcagcgctgcaacatgctctgaacacaaaCATACAGcgttcccattcaattccgtgattaaataggatgaccatttttcttggaacactctgcactctgcgtccacttctcttttttgacagagacatattggggcaatgagggtgccaaagcacataatgttaaaagtagaagccgtaataaatatcgcgggcaaaacaaagtagctcattggctgcacgtgcttgacctacttgctctgccccggtataaactgTTTGCTTAAcactattgcgccatccagtggacgcaattggaacagcagtttattttattgaaaaattgcagcgcatttttatacttaaattttttttttttcttcatcatctcgcgggccggattaaacccgtttgcaggcctgatccggcccgcacgtttgacacccctgatttagagtgttggtcccatgtttcaagaggcgtaataaaagatcccagaaatgttccacatgCACAAAGCTTAGTAATATTTTaagccatccacctgacaggtgtgacatatcaagtaGCTGATTAAACCGCATGATCATTACAGGCACACCTTCTGCTGGGGACTGAAGGCCACTCAAATGTGCAGTTTTCACccaacgccacagatgtctcaagttgagggagcatgcaattgacatgctgactgtaggaatgtccaccagagcagttgccagataatgttcatttctctactataagccaccGCAAAAGTTGTTGTACAGAATTTGGCACCATGTTAGTGAAACAGTAACTTTGAAAGGACTTTTATTTGTCAGAAGCTTTTTGCACAACCTTACATGTCTAAAACAGGCCATTCAATTCTTAGTTACTCCAGATGGCAGTCCAATCTAAGAGCAGCAGCGTCATTTTCCAAAACGCAACATAGTGCTGTGTTGCAACACAAATTATATATACACAAACAATAGTCAACTTAAAGCTTTATCCTCAAGCTCTTTTTCATACCAGAACTACTGGTAAACTAAAATTAATTCATTTTGAGACTTGGCCTTTGTGCATGCTTCTTTGATCCATGGTCCTTATCCACCGACTTAATGACTCCCACAGCAACAGTCTGTTTCAAGTCCCTCGCTGCAAACCGACCTGAAGAGGGAAGGAACACGTGGAGAACAAATTACTGTCATTGTAAAAACAGTCAGCCATTGTTTAGATAAGGCACATCTTGTGAACAAGCAGTCCTTTATCAAAACACACATGATGCAGAATCAAATCAACACTTGATGGGATAGAAAGCCATGCGCTAGTAAAACATTGCTCTAGAAAATGTTACACTACCAGTTCCAAATGTTCCATGCCCACTACCAGTGATGTTACCCTGAAAATATTGAGGGAAGTGTACCTAAAGGAGGGTAGGTGAAGAAGCTCTCCACACAGAGTGGTCTGTTGGGGCTCATCTTGACAGTGGCAGCGTCACCAGACTGCAGGGTCTGGGGAAAATCCTCCAGCTTCTTCCCTGTGCGACGGTCAATCTTCTCCCGCAGCTCTGCAAAGCGGCAGGTCACATGGGTGGTGTGGCAGTCAAGCACGGGAGAGTAGCCAGTCTTGATTTTGCCAGGATGGTTCAGGATTATGAGCTGTGGGAAGATGCAAAGATGTCAGTGAAACAGTACTAGGCTACAGAACAAGCAAAGTAGTCTGCATTAGTAGGGAACAGATTCACATCCTAGAACAGGGAAGGGTGTCTGGTTTGACAAACCATCAGTCCATTAGAAAATATGGTACTAGGTAATGGGACAATCGCATGCAATACTAAATTGCCATGTTCAAATTTGACATTGCCATGTGTACCTGTGCCACAAAgctgttgacatcagagggagggTCATGCTGGGCATTGCCAGCCACATCTCCACGGCGAAGGTTCTTTACAGACACGTTCTTGATGTTAAAGCCCACGTTGTGGCCAGGCCCGGCCGTCTGCAGACCCTGGTGGTGCATCTCAATGGACTTTACCTCCGCAGTCAGCTTGGCGGGGGAGAACATCAGGATCATGCCGGGCTTCAGAATCCCTGTCTCGATCTTCCCCACTGGAACCGTGCCCACTCCTGCAGCACAGAGGGAAGACAGTCAATACAACTACTCACAATTTGATACATGTAGGCATCATGAGCCACCACTCACCTCCGATCTTGTATACATCCTGCAGGGGCAGCCTCAGAGGCTTGTTGGCAATGCGCACTGGTGGATGGATGGAGTCCAGGACTTCAAGTAGAGTTCTCCCGTTTACATGGCCTGGCCCGCTCTTGACTTTCGATTCTTTGAACCAGGACATCTACACAGCAGAAGAGGGTTCTCATGTGTCGCAGGTGGataaaaattatacttaaatgtTGATCAATGCTATCAAAAAACTCACTTTCTGAGATGGGGCAAGCATGTTCTCCCCGGTCCAGCCAGAGATGGGAACAAATGGCACAGCAGTGGGATCGTAGCCGATTCTTTTGAGGAAAGTGCTCACGCTTTGGACCACTTCACCAAAGCGCTTCTGGCTGTATGGTGGCTCAGTCACGTCCATCTTGTTCACGGCGACAATGATTTGCTT
This sequence is a window from Coregonus clupeaformis isolate EN_2021a chromosome 7, ASM2061545v1, whole genome shotgun sequence. Protein-coding genes within it:
- the si:dkey-37o8.1 gene encoding elongation factor 1-alpha-like; this encodes MVKERTHINVVIIGHVDSGKSTTTGHLVYKCGGVDPRTIEKFEKAAAQMGKSSFKYAWVLDKLKAERERGITIDISLLKFNTHKYTITIIDAPGHRDFIKNMITGTSQADVALLVVSSAKGEFEAGISRNGQTREHALLAYTLGVKQIIVAVNKMDVTEPPYSQKRFGEVVQSVSTFLKRIGYDPTAVPFVPISGWTGENMLAPSQKMSWFKESKVKSGPGHVNGRTLLEVLDSIHPPVRIANKPLRLPLQDVYKIGGVGTVPVGKIETGILKPGMILMFSPAKLTAEVKSIEMHHQGLQTAGPGHNVGFNIKNVSVKNLRRGDVAGNAQHDPPSDVNSFVAQLIILNHPGKIKTGYSPVLDCHTTHVTCRFAELREKIDRRTGKKLEDFPQTLQSGDAATVKMSPNRPLCVESFFTYPPLGRFAARDLKQTVAVGVIKSVDKDHGSKKHAQRPSLKMN